GTAGAGCCGGGGATTGCCCACCCCGAACGACACGTAACTACGACACAGCGCACGCAACCGCCGCACCGGATCGTCATACAAGGGCAGCGTGTCCTCCAGTCCGGCCGACAACCTGCCAAAACACTCGTCGACGACCGCGTCCATGACCGCATCGAGGTTGCCGAAGTGGCCGTAAATCGACGGTGCCGTGATCCCGGCCTCGCGAGCCACGCCCCGCAGCGTGATGCCGGACGGATCGGCACGGTTCTCGACGAGCCGGGTGGCCGCCTCGACGATCTCGTCACGCAGCCGCGCGCCGGCACCGCGCGGGTTGGGCTTGCGCTGAGATTCCGCAGTCGGTGTCATGCCGGCACTTTACAACTGTTTCTTCTCGCAGCACAGTTCACCTTACAGTCGTTTAACGATAACCACTCGAACCTGGAAAGGCGCTTACACCATGAAGCACACCGGACACACGACGCTGACCGCCCCGATCGAACGGATCGACCTGGCCAACTGGCTCTTCGCCCTCTCCGACACCGACTATCAGGCCTGCTCACGGGGCCACCGCGCCGCCGGCGTCTTCGTTCAAGACGGCGTCCGCGGCATGGTCAACGTCGAGGCCATGGGCGGACACCTGATCGTCCTGCACTACCGCGAGGTCACCGCCACGCCGCACCACGTGGAAATGCTCTCCGAGCGCAGCCGGGTCTACCTGTTCCACCTCGTCCCCGCGACCATCCAGGTCCGCTGGACGATGTCCGCGACCGCCAGAACTGCGGACACCACGGACTTCCGGTGCGCCGTCGAACTGACGCTGCCCCCACTGCTGCGCGTCCTCGGCGGCCTGTCCGCGCTCAGCTTCGCGATCCGCGCGCACACCCGCGAAGAAACCCAGCTTTTCGCCGACGACATCCTCCGGAAGGCGAGAATCGACCAGAATTCGCGGGCCGGCGAATGACGACCACGACCCAGGCCGCTGCCGTCGCCGAATCGGAAAGTCGGCGCCGTGCCGTGCCCGGCACGTGCCCCGCAGCGCGCAAGGCCGCGGACGCCGTGGCCGCGGTCCGCGACGATCCGCCGGGCCGGCTGGCTATGGCCGCCCGGTTCTACGACGGCGACCGCGCCATCGGCCGATACCGCCGCGCGGAGCTGGCCTTCATGCGCTGGCAGATCCGCCGCGGCGTCCTCAACCCGCCGGACGCGGCACCCGGCGGCAGCCCGTGGTGGCGGGCAGTCAACGAGAGCCTCCTCCGGGACGCACTGGAGGCACAGTTTCGCGATGCCCGTCAGGCGGTCGGTCCCGCCGGTGCGCGAAATGTCCGGCGGACGGCGTCGCGGAGCCAGCGGTGGGCTCCGTCGGCGGACTGGCGGGGATGCCAGGCCATGCCGATGGTCAGCGGCGGCAAGGACAGCGGGATGTCGAGCAGGCACAGTCCGAGTGCGACGGCGTCAGTGGTGAGGAGTGAGACGCTCGCACCGGACAGCGCCGCCGGCACCAGACACACGACGTCACTGCGGGCGGCGAGTGCCATCGCGGCCAGGTGACTGGGGAGGACAACGGCCACCCGCCGGCGAAGATCGTGTTCGGCGAGGGCGGTGTCGAGCGGACCGGTGAACCGGCCGCGGCGGCTGACCGCGACGTGGTCCGCGGCAGCGAGCAGCGCCGGAGTCAGCGGCTGCTGGGTCAGGGAATGACCGGGCCGGACGGCGGCCATCATCCGCAGGGTGAGCAGTTCCTCGACCCGGGTTTCGGGATCGACGTGGTCGATGGATCCGATCTCGAGGTCGATCCGGCCGTCGCGGAGCGCTGTCCCCGCCTCCAGCTCCTCTGCCCGGAACCGCAACGAAATCCCCGGAGCCTCTCGCCGGGCCAGGTGCAGCAGGCCCGACGCCATCGCCGCTCCGACGAGGTCGGCAGCCTGGAGGGTGAAGGTGGCACGCAAGGTGGCAGGTTCGACCACCGTCCCGGGACTGAGCAACGAACTCAGGCTGCGCACCACCGCGGCCGCCTCGTCACGCATCGCCTGGGCGCGCGGCGTGGGGACCATGCTCTGTCCCGCCCTGACCAGGAGGGGATCCTGGAGGATGCGGCGCAGGCGAGCGAGGGTGCGGCTCATGGCCGCGGGAGACGTGTGCAGGCGGAGCGCGGCCCGCGTGACGCTCTGCTCAGTCAGCAGGGCGTCGAGCGCGACGGCGAGGTTGGCGTCGATGACCGGATCAGAGCTGTTCACCTGGTTAATTCCATTTCCAGCAATGATTGTGTGCCGAAGTTCCCATTGTGGCACTTCCCGGCCTCTCGCAGGATGGAGGCATCCCCACCGGCACGACCCGCGAGGTTTCAATGATCGTCATCACTGCCCCCACCGGTAACATCGGCCGCCACCTGCTGCCCCTGCTGCTGGAGGCCGCGCCCGCGCACGACGAGGAGTTGAGGGTCATCGTCCGCGACCCCGCCCGGCTCCCCGAGGCGGTGCGCGACCACATCGAGGTGATCGTCGGCTCGCACGGCGACCCCGAGGTCGTCGATCGGGCCTTCGAAGGCGCGGACGCCGTCTTCTGGCTCGTCCCGCCGGACTCGTCCCTGACTCCGGCGGACCGCTGGAGCGGTTTCACCCGTCCCGCGACAAAGGCGCTCGCCACCCACGGCGTCGGGCACGTCGTCGGCGTCTCCGCGCTCGGCCGCGGCACTCCGTTCGCCGACCGTGCCGGACTCGTCACCGCTTCTCTTGCCATGGACGACCTCATCGCGGAGACCGGCGTCGCCTACCGGGCTCTGGCCAACCCGTCCTTCTTCGAGAACCTCCTGGAGGAGGCCGACTCGATCCGCGAGAACGGCGTCTTCACCGATGTCGTCGACGCCGACCGCAAAGCTCCTCTCGTTGCCGTCGCCGACATCGCCGCCGCGGCAGCCCGCCTCCTGCTGGACCGCTCCTGGACCGGCGTTGCCGACGTCCCGGTTCTCGGGCCCCAGGACCTGTCCCCCCACGACCTGGCTCGAATCATGACCGAACAGCTGGGCCGCCCCGTCCGCTACGAGCGTCAGCCGCTCGAGGAGATGCGCATCGCTCTCGTCGGCTACGGCCTCGACGAGACGTTCGTCCAGGGCATCGCCGACATGAAGCAGGCCAAGGACAACGGCCTCGACGCGGGCGTCACCCGTACCGCGGACACCGCTTCTCCCACCACCTTCGAGCAGTGGTGCGCCGACATCCTCAAGCCCGCCGTCCTGCCCTGACGCCACGGAATCCGTGATGCCGAGCACGTCGAAACCAACTGGGGTAAGGAGACCAGCCATGCCCGCCGAAGAAACCGAAGCGACCGTGACCGCTTTCATGCTCGTCAAGACCACGCCTGAATGGCTCGCCATGTCCGTTCAGGAACGGGTGGACGCGTTCACCTCCGAAGTCCTTCCCACGATCGAGGCCAAGACCACCAAGGTCCGGTCGCGCTTCTACGACACCGAGTTCTACTCGGCACGCGTCACCGACGTCTGGGTCTGGGAGGCCGACGACCACCACTCCTACCAGCTCCTCGTCGAAGCGCTGCGGGAGACGCCATTCTGGGACCGCTACTTCGAGGTCGTCGACCTGCTCGTCGGTACCGAGAACGGCTAGGCCCGCAACTACGGCCTCGACCCGCTGGCCACCATCACCACCTGAGATACCGTGCCGCAAGGGGCACAACGGGTTCTGCCCAAACGTGCCGACACGTCGAATCAAACAGCCATGTCCGCAGTCCTGGCGCGTGCCCCGGCCTGCGTCGGCGGTTGAATCGGGTCCCGGCGGATGCGACAAAGCCGCGGGGACCTTACAAGCCAACGAAAAGAAGCTTGATCTGAGCGCGGAACAAGCTATCGGCTTCGGGCAGAGCATTGGTCGCCGGTGCGGCTGCTGCCACTGTACTCGCTCTGCTGCTGTTCTCGTCGGCCTCCGCCAACGCCGAACCGGCCCAGTCGTCGCTCCCGGTCACCACACAGACCGGCTCTCAGCACGCCGGCATCCCCGCACCGGCCCAGGCCC
This window of the Amycolatopsis balhimycina FH 1894 genome carries:
- a CDS encoding TetR/AcrR family transcriptional regulator, whose amino-acid sequence is MTPTAESQRKPNPRGAGARLRDEIVEAATRLVENRADPSGITLRGVAREAGITAPSIYGHFGNLDAVMDAVVDECFGRLSAGLEDTLPLYDDPVRRLRALCRSYVSFGVGNPRLYRLLFSRDRPVEAGPVAPKPVETMPGARAFGLLVQAIDACVAAGRSISIDPQGDATLLWTALHGYVSLLHSVPDFPWPVSENLLDQCAGRLACITP
- a CDS encoding LysR family transcriptional regulator, which codes for MNSSDPVIDANLAVALDALLTEQSVTRAALRLHTSPAAMSRTLARLRRILQDPLLVRAGQSMVPTPRAQAMRDEAAAVVRSLSSLLSPGTVVEPATLRATFTLQAADLVGAAMASGLLHLARREAPGISLRFRAEELEAGTALRDGRIDLEIGSIDHVDPETRVEELLTLRMMAAVRPGHSLTQQPLTPALLAAADHVAVSRRGRFTGPLDTALAEHDLRRRVAVVLPSHLAAMALAARSDVVCLVPAALSGASVSLLTTDAVALGLCLLDIPLSLPPLTIGMAWHPRQSADGAHRWLRDAVRRTFRAPAGPTA
- a CDS encoding NAD(P)H-binding protein, whose protein sequence is MIVITAPTGNIGRHLLPLLLEAAPAHDEELRVIVRDPARLPEAVRDHIEVIVGSHGDPEVVDRAFEGADAVFWLVPPDSSLTPADRWSGFTRPATKALATHGVGHVVGVSALGRGTPFADRAGLVTASLAMDDLIAETGVAYRALANPSFFENLLEEADSIRENGVFTDVVDADRKAPLVAVADIAAAAARLLLDRSWTGVADVPVLGPQDLSPHDLARIMTEQLGRPVRYERQPLEEMRIALVGYGLDETFVQGIADMKQAKDNGLDAGVTRTADTASPTTFEQWCADILKPAVLP
- a CDS encoding darcynin family protein encodes the protein MPAEETEATVTAFMLVKTTPEWLAMSVQERVDAFTSEVLPTIEAKTTKVRSRFYDTEFYSARVTDVWVWEADDHHSYQLLVEALRETPFWDRYFEVVDLLVGTENG